The proteins below are encoded in one region of Chryseobacterium wanjuense:
- the infA gene encoding translation initiation factor IF-1 — protein MAKQKHIEQDGVIVEALSNAMFRVELENGHVLIAHISGKMRMHYIKLLPGDKVKLEMSPYDLTKGRITFRY, from the coding sequence ATGGCGAAACAAAAACATATTGAACAAGATGGCGTGATCGTGGAAGCACTTTCGAACGCCATGTTCCGTGTAGAACTGGAAAATGGGCATGTCCTTATTGCACATATTTCAGGGAAAATGAGAATGCATTATATTAAACTTTTACCTGGAGACAAGGTAAAATTAGAAATGTCTCCCTATGATTTGACAAAAGGGAGAATTACATTTAGATATTAA
- the secY gene encoding preprotein translocase subunit SecY, producing MKEFIQTLKNIWSLKELRDKIIFTLGIILVYRFASYISLPAINLAEVGDLLEHYKNQGGNKQGAGLLGLLSSFTGGAFSHASVMALGIMPYISASIIVQLMGMAIPYLQKLQKDGESGRNTLNQITRWLTIGVCLVQAPSYLTSITQLFLPYAQFQSAYYVEPNSIMFWLPSIVILVAGSVFAMWLGEKITDKGIGNGISILIMVGILSRLPEAFVQEMAVQNGKGGMGSIMILIEVLFWMLVVLLAVILSVAVRKIPIQYVSRAQARGGVNRNLMQGARQWIPLKVNAAGVMPIIFAQALMFVPGLLTKVDESNTFLAGFKNVFSWQYNVLFALLIIIFSFFYTAITIPVNQMADDLKRNGGLVPKVRPGKETADYLDDILSKITLPGAIFLSIFAVLPAIVHGSFVQTDAFALFFGGTSLLIMVGVILDTVQQINTYLLNHHYDGLMQSKLSRTTGY from the coding sequence ATGAAAGAATTTATACAAACCTTAAAAAATATTTGGAGCTTAAAGGAACTTAGAGATAAAATTATCTTCACTTTAGGTATTATCCTTGTGTATAGATTCGCATCTTATATCTCTCTGCCTGCAATCAACCTTGCGGAAGTAGGAGATCTCTTAGAGCATTATAAAAATCAAGGCGGAAACAAGCAAGGAGCAGGTCTTCTTGGCTTGCTTTCGTCATTTACGGGAGGAGCTTTCAGCCACGCTTCCGTGATGGCGTTAGGAATCATGCCTTATATTTCTGCTTCTATTATTGTTCAGTTGATGGGGATGGCTATTCCTTATCTTCAGAAACTTCAGAAAGATGGAGAGTCAGGTAGAAATACATTGAACCAAATTACAAGATGGTTAACTATCGGAGTTTGTCTAGTGCAGGCACCTTCTTATTTAACTTCTATTACTCAATTATTCTTACCATATGCTCAGTTCCAGTCTGCATATTATGTAGAACCAAATTCTATCATGTTCTGGTTACCAAGTATCGTTATTTTGGTTGCCGGTTCAGTATTCGCAATGTGGTTGGGTGAGAAAATCACCGACAAAGGTATCGGAAACGGTATCTCCATCCTTATTATGGTGGGGATTCTTTCAAGACTACCGGAAGCATTCGTACAGGAAATGGCTGTGCAGAACGGAAAAGGAGGAATGGGATCTATCATGATCCTTATTGAAGTATTGTTCTGGATGTTGGTTGTTCTTTTAGCAGTGATTTTATCAGTTGCTGTTAGAAAAATTCCAATTCAATATGTAAGCAGAGCTCAAGCAAGAGGAGGTGTAAATAGAAATCTTATGCAAGGAGCAAGACAATGGATTCCATTGAAAGTTAATGCTGCCGGTGTAATGCCGATCATTTTTGCTCAGGCATTGATGTTCGTACCAGGTTTATTAACGAAAGTAGATGAGTCTAATACTTTTCTTGCAGGTTTCAAGAATGTTTTTAGCTGGCAATACAATGTATTGTTTGCGCTATTAATTATTATTTTCTCATTCTTCTATACTGCGATCACAATTCCGGTAAACCAAATGGCTGATGATTTGAAGAGAAATGGAGGTTTAGTACCGAAGGTAAGACCCGGAAAAGAGACCGCTGATTATTTAGATGATATTTTATCAAAAATTACCTTGCCTGGTGCAATTTTTTTATCTATCTTTGCAGTCCTTCCGGCAATAGTACACGGAAGCTTTGTTCAGACAGATGCGTTCGCCCTATTTTTCGGGGGAACATCACTATTGATTATGGTTGGAGTAATTTTAGATACTGTTCAACAGATTAATACATATCTGCTGAACCATCACTATGATGGCTTAATGCAGTCTAAATTATCAAGAACGACTGGATATTAA
- the rplO gene encoding 50S ribosomal protein L15, producing the protein MNLNNIKPAAGSTFNSKRIGRGQGSGKGGTATKGHKGQKARAGYSQKIGFEGGQMPLQRRLPKFGFKNVNRKEFRAINLDSIQTLIENKSITGEITKEVLIANGLASKNELVKIMGRGELKSAVSISADKFTKSAEELITKAGGKAITL; encoded by the coding sequence ATGAATTTAAATAACATAAAACCTGCTGCAGGATCTACTTTCAATTCAAAAAGAATTGGTAGAGGACAAGGTAGTGGAAAAGGAGGTACTGCTACAAAAGGACATAAAGGACAGAAAGCAAGAGCCGGTTATTCTCAGAAGATCGGTTTTGAAGGAGGTCAGATGCCTTTACAAAGAAGATTACCTAAATTCGGATTCAAAAACGTAAACAGAAAAGAGTTTAGAGCGATCAACCTAGATTCTATCCAGACTTTAATCGAGAACAAATCTATTACAGGTGAGATCACGAAAGAAGTTTTGATAGCAAACGGTTTAGCTTCTAAAAACGAATTAGTGAAAATTATGGGTAGAGGAGAATTGAAATCTGCGGTTTCTATCTCAGCTGACAAATTCACTAAATCTGCCGAAGAACTTATCACTAAGGCAGGTGGAAAAGCAATTACCTTATAA
- the rpmD gene encoding 50S ribosomal protein L30: protein MATIKVKQVRSAIGRTKTQKRTLEALGFKKLHQVVEHEATPSILGMIAAVSHLLEVQK from the coding sequence ATGGCAACAATCAAAGTAAAGCAAGTAAGAAGCGCTATTGGTAGAACAAAAACCCAAAAGAGAACGCTTGAAGCATTAGGATTTAAGAAACTTCACCAAGTTGTAGAACACGAAGCTACTCCTTCTATCTTAGGAATGATAGCTGCAGTTAGTCATTTACTTGAAGTTCAAAAATAA
- the rpsE gene encoding 30S ribosomal protein S5, producing MLGLDNIERVKPGGLELKDRLVAVNRVTKVTKGGRAFGFSAIVVVGNEDGVIGYGLGKSKEVASAIAKAVEDAKKNLVKVPVMNHTIPHQTTARYGGADIFLRPASHGTGLIAGGAVRAVLESAGIHDILSKSKGSSNPHNVVKATFKALLDIRRPEEIARMRGVSLTKVFNG from the coding sequence ATGTTAGGACTAGATAATATAGAAAGAGTAAAACCGGGAGGATTAGAACTTAAAGATCGTCTCGTAGCTGTTAACAGAGTAACAAAAGTAACTAAAGGAGGTAGAGCTTTCGGATTCTCTGCTATCGTAGTTGTAGGTAACGAGGATGGAGTTATCGGTTACGGATTAGGAAAATCTAAAGAGGTTGCTTCTGCAATTGCTAAGGCAGTTGAAGACGCTAAGAAAAACCTTGTGAAAGTTCCTGTAATGAACCACACAATTCCTCACCAGACTACTGCTAGATACGGTGGTGCAGATATCTTCTTAAGACCTGCTTCTCACGGTACAGGACTTATCGCCGGAGGTGCGGTAAGAGCGGTACTTGAGTCTGCTGGTATTCACGATATCCTATCAAAATCTAAAGGATCTTCAAACCCGCACAACGTGGTGAAAGCTACTTTCAAAGCGTTATTGGATATCAGAAGACCTGAAGAAATTGCTAGAATGAGAGGAGTTTCTTTAACTAAAGTGTTTAACGGTTAA
- the rplR gene encoding 50S ribosomal protein L18: protein MALSKLEKRIRIKRRVRGKISGSSELPRLSVYKSNKEIYAQLIDDKSGKTLASASSREKGVDANGTKTEVSAAVGKAIAAKAKAAGIENIVFDRNGFVYHGRVKALADGAREGGLKF, encoded by the coding sequence ATGGCATTAAGTAAATTAGAAAAAAGAATAAGAATCAAAAGAAGAGTAAGAGGAAAAATCTCTGGATCTTCTGAATTGCCAAGATTATCTGTATATAAAAGTAATAAGGAAATTTACGCTCAGTTAATCGACGATAAAAGTGGAAAAACTTTAGCTTCAGCTTCTTCAAGAGAGAAGGGTGTTGATGCTAACGGCACTAAGACAGAAGTTTCTGCTGCTGTAGGTAAAGCTATTGCTGCTAAAGCGAAAGCTGCAGGAATCGAAAATATTGTATTTGATAGAAACGGATTCGTATATCACGGAAGAGTGAAAGCTTTGGCTGATGGTGCGAGAGAAGGAGGACTTAAATTCTAA
- the rplF gene encoding 50S ribosomal protein L6 — MSRIGKAIITIPAGVTITENNGVVTAKGPKGELSQELTAGITLEQKDGELNVNRPSDSKQHKALHGLYRALIANMIVGVSEGFEKKLELVGVGYRASHSGQKLELALGFSHGIVLELPSEVKVDTLTEKGKNPIITLTSHDKQLLGMVTAKIRSFRKPEPYKGKGVRFVGENVRRKAGKSA, encoded by the coding sequence ATGTCAAGAATTGGTAAAGCAATTATAACAATTCCAGCAGGAGTTACAATCACTGAAAACAACGGTGTAGTAACTGCAAAAGGACCTAAAGGAGAACTTTCTCAGGAACTTACAGCAGGAATTACTTTAGAACAAAAAGATGGTGAACTGAATGTAAACAGACCATCTGATTCTAAACAACACAAAGCGCTTCACGGTTTATACAGAGCGTTGATCGCCAACATGATCGTAGGTGTATCAGAAGGTTTCGAAAAGAAACTAGAATTAGTAGGGGTAGGATACAGAGCTTCTCACTCAGGTCAAAAACTTGAGTTAGCTTTAGGATTCTCTCACGGTATCGTATTAGAACTTCCAAGCGAAGTAAAAGTTGATACATTGACTGAAAAAGGTAAAAACCCAATTATTACTTTAACGTCTCATGACAAGCAACTTCTAGGAATGGTTACTGCAAAGATCCGTTCTTTCAGAAAGCCTGAGCCATATAAAGGAAAAGGTGTAAGATTCGTAGGAGAAAATGTTAGACGTAAAGCTGGTAAATCTGCTTAA
- the rpsH gene encoding 30S ribosomal protein S8, producing the protein MVTDPISDFLTRVRNAQSAGHKVVEIPASKIKKEITKILFDQGYILNYKFEDSAVQGTIKIALKYDKQTNKPAIKSIQRASRPGLRQYKGSGELPRVLNGLGISIISTSRGVMTDKKAREEKVGGEVICYVY; encoded by the coding sequence ATGGTAACAGATCCAATTTCAGATTTCCTAACAAGAGTAAGGAACGCACAAAGCGCAGGCCACAAAGTGGTGGAAATTCCTGCATCGAAAATCAAAAAGGAGATTACTAAGATTTTATTTGATCAAGGGTATATCTTAAACTACAAGTTTGAAGATAGCGCTGTTCAAGGTACAATCAAAATCGCTTTAAAGTACGATAAGCAAACCAACAAACCTGCTATTAAGTCTATTCAAAGAGCTTCAAGACCAGGTCTAAGACAGTACAAAGGTTCAGGAGAACTTCCAAGAGTACTAAACGGTTTGGGTATTTCTATCATCTCTACTTCTAGAGGAGTAATGACTGACAAGAAAGCTAGAGAAGAGAAAGTAGGCGGTGAAGTAATCTGCTATGTTTATTAA
- the rpsN gene encoding 30S ribosomal protein S14 yields MAKESMKARERKREALVAKYADKRKALKEAGDYEGLQKLPKNASPVRLHNRCKLTGRPRGYMRTFGISRVTFREMANNGLIPGVKKASW; encoded by the coding sequence ATGGCTAAAGAATCAATGAAAGCGCGTGAGCGCAAAAGAGAAGCACTAGTTGCTAAATACGCTGACAAAAGAAAAGCTCTTAAAGAAGCAGGTGATTACGAAGGACTACAAAAACTTCCAAAAAACGCTTCTCCTGTAAGATTACACAACAGATGTAAACTGACAGGTAGACCAAGAGGATACATGAGAACGTTCGGTATTTCCAGAGTAACTTTCAGAGAAATGGCAAACAACGGTCTTATCCCGGGAGTGAAAAAAGCTAGTTGGTAA
- the rplE gene encoding 50S ribosomal protein L5, giving the protein MEYIARPKKAYKETIVPAMMEEFGYKSVMQVPRLEKIILSQGLGDATADKKIIDYAVEELTNITGQKAVGTISKKDEAAFKLRKGMPVGAKVTLRANKMYEFLDRLTASALPRIRDFSGIKADGFDGRGNYNLGITEQIIFPEIVIDKVKKIQGMDITFVTTAKTDKEAKALLTHFGLPFKKN; this is encoded by the coding sequence ATGGAATATATAGCAAGACCCAAAAAAGCATATAAAGAAACGATTGTTCCTGCAATGATGGAAGAATTCGGATACAAGTCGGTAATGCAAGTACCTAGATTAGAGAAAATCATCTTATCTCAAGGTTTAGGAGATGCTACTGCAGACAAAAAAATCATCGATTATGCTGTTGAAGAATTAACGAACATCACTGGTCAGAAAGCTGTAGGTACGATCTCTAAGAAAGACGAAGCTGCTTTCAAACTAAGAAAAGGAATGCCGGTAGGTGCTAAAGTTACACTAAGAGCAAACAAAATGTATGAATTCTTAGACAGACTTACTGCTTCTGCATTGCCACGTATCAGAGATTTCTCTGGTATCAAGGCTGATGGTTTCGATGGTAGAGGTAATTATAACTTAGGTATTACTGAGCAAATTATCTTCCCTGAGATCGTAATCGACAAGGTGAAAAAAATCCAAGGGATGGACATCACTTTCGTTACAACTGCGAAAACAGATAAAGAAGCTAAAGCATTATTAACTCACTTCGGTTTACCATTTAAAAAGAACTAA
- the rplX gene encoding 50S ribosomal protein L24 yields the protein MSKLKIKRGDNVIITTGKKDIKGKTGEVIEVIKKEGKDPRVVVAGLNIIKKHVKPSASNPQGGIVEREASIHISNVALVGKDGKAIKIGYKIEGDKKVRINKKTGETL from the coding sequence ATGTCAAAGTTAAAAATAAAAAGAGGAGATAACGTAATCATTACTACTGGTAAGAAAGATATCAAAGGTAAGACTGGTGAAGTTATTGAAGTGATCAAAAAAGAAGGAAAAGACCCTAGAGTAGTTGTTGCAGGACTTAATATCATCAAAAAACACGTTAAGCCTTCAGCTTCAAATCCTCAAGGAGGAATCGTTGAAAGAGAAGCTTCTATTCATATCTCAAACGTAGCTTTAGTTGGTAAAGACGGAAAAGCTATCAAAATCGGTTACAAAATCGAAGGAGATAAGAAAGTAAGAATCAACAAAAAAACGGGTGAAACTTTATAA
- the rplN gene encoding 50S ribosomal protein L14, with amino-acid sequence MLQTESRLKVADNTGAKEVLVIRVLGGTRRRYASVGDKIVVTIKDSTPSGNAKKGQVSKAVVVRTKKAVRRKDGSYIKFEDNACVLLNAAGEMRGTRVFGPVARELRDKEYMKIISLAPEVL; translated from the coding sequence ATGTTACAAACAGAATCAAGATTAAAAGTTGCTGATAATACAGGTGCTAAAGAAGTATTGGTTATCAGAGTTCTGGGAGGAACCAGAAGAAGATATGCTTCAGTTGGTGATAAAATCGTTGTTACTATCAAAGATTCTACACCATCAGGAAACGCTAAAAAAGGTCAGGTATCTAAAGCTGTAGTAGTAAGAACTAAAAAAGCAGTTAGAAGAAAAGATGGTTCGTACATCAAATTCGAAGACAATGCTTGTGTATTACTAAACGCAGCGGGAGAAATGAGAGGAACTCGTGTTTTCGGACCAGTTGCTCGTGAGTTGAGAGACAAAGAATATATGAAAATCATTTCATTAGCTCCTGAAGTACTTTAA
- the rpsQ gene encoding 30S ribosomal protein S17, translating to MDRNLRKERIGVVSSNKMEKTIVVSETTRVKHPMYGKFVLKTKKYTAHDENNECTEGDTVLIQETRPLSKNKRWRLVRIIEKAK from the coding sequence ATGGATAGAAATTTAAGAAAAGAAAGAATCGGAGTGGTTTCCAGCAATAAAATGGAAAAAACTATTGTTGTTAGTGAAACTACAAGAGTAAAGCACCCGATGTACGGTAAATTCGTTTTGAAAACGAAAAAATATACTGCACACGACGAAAACAACGAATGCACAGAAGGAGATACAGTTCTTATTCAAGAAACTAGACCTTTGAGCAAAAACAAAAGATGGAGATTAGTAAGAATCATTGAAAAAGCTAAGTAA
- the rpmC gene encoding 50S ribosomal protein L29: protein MKKADIKNLSAGDIQAQLTEAKAQYSKLKLAHAISPVENPIQIRDLRKTIARLNTELTNKQ from the coding sequence ATGAAAAAAGCTGATATTAAAAATTTAAGCGCGGGTGATATTCAAGCTCAACTAACTGAAGCAAAAGCTCAATATTCTAAATTGAAATTGGCTCATGCAATCAGCCCAGTTGAAAACCCGATTCAAATCAGAGATTTGAGAAAAACAATCGCAAGACTAAATACAGAGTTAACTAACAAACAATAA
- the rplP gene encoding 50S ribosomal protein L16 — protein sequence MLQPKRTKFRRVHKMKMKGNAQRGSQLAYGTFGIKATEGAWITARQIEAARIAATRYMKREGQLWIKIFPDKPITKKPAEVRMGKGKGAVEYWVAVVKPGKIMFEVGGVPYEVAKEALRLAAQKLPVVTKFIVANDFVKPL from the coding sequence ATGTTACAACCAAAAAGAACCAAGTTCCGTCGTGTACATAAGATGAAGATGAAGGGGAATGCCCAGAGAGGTAGTCAACTTGCTTATGGAACTTTCGGAATCAAGGCGACAGAAGGTGCTTGGATCACTGCAAGACAGATTGAAGCTGCGCGTATCGCTGCGACAAGATATATGAAGAGAGAAGGTCAACTATGGATCAAAATCTTCCCGGATAAGCCAATTACTAAAAAACCAGCCGAAGTAAGGATGGGTAAAGGTAAAGGTGCCGTAGAGTATTGGGTAGCTGTAGTAAAACCAGGTAAAATTATGTTCGAAGTAGGTGGAGTTCCTTACGAAGTAGCGAAAGAAGCTCTTAGACTTGCCGCACAAAAATTACCAGTAGTTACTAAATTCATAGTTGCTAACGATTTTGTTAAACCTCTATAA
- the rpsC gene encoding 30S ribosomal protein S3, with the protein MGQKTNPIGNRLGIIRGWDSNWFGGNDYGDRIAEDYKIRRYLEARLSKGGISRIFIERTLKLVTVTITTARPGLIIGKGGQEVDKLKEELKKLTKKDIQINIFEIKRPELDAVLVADSIAKQIENRISYRRAVKMAMAGTMRMGAEGIKVQISGRLNGAEMARSESFKEGRIPLSTFRADIDYHIGEALTQYGKLGVKVWIMKGEVYGKRELSPLVGQQKKGGQSDRGNRGGDRDNRRPRKNNNNNNNNN; encoded by the coding sequence ATGGGACAGAAGACAAATCCAATTGGTAACAGATTAGGTATCATCAGAGGATGGGATTCTAACTGGTTTGGTGGTAACGATTATGGAGACAGAATCGCTGAAGACTACAAAATCAGAAGATACCTTGAAGCTAGATTATCTAAAGGTGGTATTTCAAGAATTTTTATTGAAAGAACTTTAAAATTAGTAACAGTTACAATCACTACTGCTAGACCGGGACTTATCATCGGTAAAGGAGGTCAGGAAGTTGACAAGTTAAAAGAAGAATTGAAGAAGCTTACTAAAAAAGATATTCAAATCAATATTTTCGAAATCAAAAGACCTGAGCTTGATGCAGTATTAGTTGCAGATAGTATCGCTAAACAAATCGAAAACAGAATTTCTTACAGAAGAGCTGTAAAGATGGCAATGGCTGGTACAATGAGAATGGGTGCAGAAGGTATCAAAGTTCAAATCTCTGGTAGACTGAACGGAGCTGAGATGGCAAGATCAGAATCTTTCAAAGAAGGAAGAATTCCATTGTCTACTTTCAGAGCAGATATCGATTACCACATCGGTGAAGCACTTACTCAATATGGTAAGCTAGGTGTAAAAGTTTGGATCATGAAAGGTGAAGTTTACGGTAAAAGAGAACTTTCTCCACTAGTGGGACAACAGAAAAAAGGAGGTCAGTCAGACAGAGGAAACAGAGGAGGAGACAGAGACAACAGAAGACCTAGAAAGAACAATAACAATAATAACAATAATAATTAA
- the rplV gene encoding 50S ribosomal protein L22, producing MGSRKQDSAIARKEANKDVVKASLNNCPSSPRKMRLVADIIRGEQVDKALYILKYSKKEASNKLEKLLLSAIANWQTKNEGADIEEANLIVKEIFVDSARQLKRLRPAPQGRGYRIRKRSNHVTLILGNKEN from the coding sequence ATGGGATCAAGAAAACAAGATAGCGCAATCGCAAGAAAAGAAGCTAACAAAGACGTTGTGAAAGCTTCATTAAACAACTGCCCTTCTTCTCCAAGAAAAATGAGATTAGTTGCTGATATCATTAGAGGAGAGCAGGTAGATAAAGCACTTTATATCCTAAAATATTCTAAGAAAGAGGCTTCTAACAAATTAGAAAAATTACTTCTTTCTGCTATTGCCAACTGGCAAACTAAAAACGAAGGAGCTGACATCGAGGAAGCAAACCTTATCGTTAAAGAAATTTTTGTGGATAGTGCAAGACAATTGAAGAGACTAAGACCAGCACCGCAAGGGAGAGGGTATAGAATCAGAAAAAGATCTAACCACGTTACATTAATCTTAGGTAATAAAGAAAATTAA
- the rpsS gene encoding 30S ribosomal protein S19 — protein sequence MARSLKKGPFIHHTLDKKVQANIESGKKTVIKTWSRASMISPDFVGQTIAVHNGKSFIPVYVTENMVGHKLGEFSPTRSFRGHGGNKNKGSR from the coding sequence ATGGCAAGATCACTTAAAAAAGGACCGTTCATTCATCATACTTTAGATAAGAAGGTTCAGGCAAATATAGAGTCTGGTAAGAAGACAGTTATCAAAACTTGGTCTAGAGCATCTATGATCTCTCCGGACTTCGTAGGACAAACTATTGCTGTACACAACGGGAAATCTTTTATCCCTGTATATGTTACAGAAAACATGGTTGGTCACAAGTTAGGCGAATTTTCTCCAACAAGATCTTTCAGAGGTCATGGTGGTAACAAAAACAAAGGAAGCAGATAA
- the rplB gene encoding 50S ribosomal protein L2, with protein MSVRKLKPITPGQRFRIVNNFEEITTNKPEKSLTVGIKKSGGRNQTGKMTMRYTGGGHKKKYRIIDFKRNKANVEATVKSVEYDPNRTAFIALLEYADGEKRYIIAPNGIKVDQKVVSGESVEPNIGNAMKLKNIPLGTVISCVEMKPGQGAILARSAGSSAQLTSRDGKYAIIKLPSGESRMILTECMAMIGSVSNSDHQLTVSGKAGRSRWLGRRPRTRAVVMNPVDHPMGGGEGRSSGGHPRSRNGKPAKGYKTRKKNKVSNRYIVSKRK; from the coding sequence ATGTCTGTTAGAAAATTAAAACCTATCACCCCGGGACAGAGATTCAGAATTGTAAACAATTTTGAGGAAATTACTACTAACAAACCAGAGAAATCTCTAACAGTTGGTATTAAAAAGTCAGGTGGACGTAACCAAACAGGTAAAATGACCATGCGTTACACCGGAGGTGGACACAAAAAGAAATACAGAATTATTGACTTCAAAAGAAACAAAGCAAACGTTGAAGCAACTGTAAAATCTGTAGAATACGATCCAAACAGAACTGCATTTATCGCTTTATTAGAATATGCTGATGGAGAGAAAAGATATATCATCGCTCCAAACGGTATTAAAGTAGATCAGAAAGTAGTTTCAGGTGAAAGCGTAGAACCAAATATCGGTAACGCAATGAAATTGAAAAATATTCCATTGGGTACTGTGATTTCATGTGTTGAAATGAAGCCTGGTCAAGGTGCAATTTTAGCAAGAAGTGCTGGTTCTTCAGCTCAACTTACATCAAGAGACGGAAAATATGCAATCATCAAATTGCCTTCAGGAGAATCTAGAATGATCCTTACTGAATGTATGGCAATGATCGGTTCAGTTTCCAACTCTGATCACCAATTAACTGTATCAGGTAAAGCTGGTAGAAGCAGATGGTTAGGTAGAAGACCAAGAACAAGAGCGGTAGTAATGAACCCTGTAGATCACCCGATGGGTGGTGGTGAAGGACGTTCTTCTGGAGGTCACCCAAGATCTAGAAACGGTAAACCGGCTAAAGGTTACAAAACTAGAAAGAAAAACAAAGTGTCTAACCGTTACATCGTATCTAAAAGAAAATAA
- the rplW gene encoding 50S ribosomal protein L23 codes for MSVIIKPVISEKANYLTDLRGSYSFLVDTKANKIQIKKAVEAAYGVKVADVNTMIYAPKVSSKYTKKGLQVGKTNKLKKAVIKLAEGEVIDIFAVN; via the coding sequence ATGTCAGTTATTATTAAACCAGTTATCTCAGAAAAGGCTAACTACCTTACAGATTTAAGAGGTTCTTATTCTTTCTTAGTAGATACTAAGGCGAATAAAATCCAAATTAAAAAAGCTGTAGAAGCGGCTTATGGTGTAAAAGTAGCAGACGTTAATACAATGATTTATGCTCCGAAGGTTTCTTCGAAATACACTAAAAAAGGTCTTCAAGTAGGAAAGACAAACAAATTGAAAAAAGCGGTAATCAAACTTGCTGAAGGTGAGGTTATCGATATTTTTGCTGTAAATTAA
- the rplD gene encoding 50S ribosomal protein L4, with protein MELVVLNTSGKETGRKVTLDETVFGIEPNQHAVYLEVKQYLAAQRQGTHKAKERSEITASTKKLKKQKGSGSARYGDIKSPTFRGGGRVFGPKPRDYRFKLNKALKRLAKKSVLSQKMRDNSIRVLEDLSLNAPKTKDFINVLNALELNGKKSLFVLPEANKNVYLSSRNLAKAQVKKFDEISSYDLVNAGEIVFFEGAVEKFQENLKK; from the coding sequence ATGGAACTAGTAGTATTAAATACATCAGGAAAAGAGACCGGAAGAAAAGTAACTCTAGACGAAACAGTATTCGGAATTGAGCCAAATCAGCACGCGGTTTACTTAGAAGTTAAACAGTATCTTGCTGCTCAGAGACAAGGTACTCATAAAGCAAAAGAAAGAAGCGAAATCACTGCTTCTACTAAAAAACTTAAGAAGCAAAAAGGATCTGGATCTGCTAGATACGGGGATATCAAATCTCCAACTTTCAGAGGTGGAGGTAGAGTATTTGGACCAAAACCAAGAGACTACAGATTCAAATTGAACAAAGCTCTTAAGAGATTAGCAAAAAAATCTGTTTTATCTCAGAAAATGAGAGACAACAGCATCAGAGTTTTAGAAGATTTGAGCTTAAACGCTCCTAAGACTAAAGATTTCATCAATGTATTAAATGCATTGGAACTTAACGGTAAAAAATCTTTATTCGTTCTTCCTGAAGCTAACAAGAATGTGTATTTATCTTCAAGAAACCTGGCTAAGGCTCAGGTTAAAAAATTCGACGAAATCAGTTCTTACGACTTAGTAAACGCTGGTGAGATCGTATTCTTTGAAGGTGCAGTTGAAAAATTCCAGGAAAATTTAAAGAAATAA